Proteins co-encoded in one Halococcoides cellulosivorans genomic window:
- a CDS encoding MutS-related protein, translated as MDPESIPGVGPKTAAALADIDDPERALREGDVAAIAAAPEITPARAARIARSAIQARHDESGDVLATDRATEIHRSILDLLQSRAVTDAGRQHLRTLYPSTARSRIDSVRERVERAIDREYPDDLSSDLAAVHPRAEAATVRVRERCLATGDAERYAAATERFPEISVETVADARELADLAEGYATVIALDRAFGGLDIEGDVRVRPDALDDPVAVVPERVLATFGANRDALRAAIAVHRRVGLDPPCDLDALDAALDQIDADGSVRPGAEIERLERAIEGFDDAVGAAEQTATDHLRAAIEDRDVTIEGADLLSLAERGAGVDTVLERELGDAFDAAVSAGRSAIVDRLDLESRADRVDRALPDEPTYPIAFEESVLADLRAELRAARDRRRLERTREVARELAPFREAIDPLLDAALAVDVDRAIARFAAEYDCTMPEIEGAGTEGSGIDIVGGRNPLLPEAPGGVDPVDYTVAGVRLLSGVNSGGKTSTLDLIATVTILAQMGLPVPADRVRTPIVPSINYYGKHRGTLDAGAFESTLREFETLIDDAGQGALVLVDELESITEPGASARIVAGICEALADRETTAVFVSHLAREIREETTIEIQVDGIQAVGLDDGDLVVERSPVEGVLARSTPELIVEKLADETDRAFYDRLLGKFEAASGD; from the coding sequence ATGGATCCGGAGTCGATCCCGGGGGTGGGGCCGAAGACAGCGGCAGCGCTGGCCGACATCGACGACCCAGAGCGGGCGCTCCGGGAGGGCGACGTCGCGGCGATCGCGGCCGCGCCCGAGATCACGCCCGCTCGCGCGGCCCGCATCGCTCGCAGTGCGATCCAGGCGCGCCACGACGAGTCGGGCGACGTGCTCGCGACCGATCGAGCGACGGAGATCCACCGCTCGATTCTCGACTTGCTCCAATCGCGCGCCGTCACGGACGCGGGCCGCCAGCACCTCCGCACGCTGTATCCCAGTACCGCGCGATCGCGCATCGACAGCGTCCGCGAGCGCGTCGAGCGCGCGATCGACCGCGAATATCCCGACGACCTGTCGAGCGACCTCGCGGCCGTCCACCCACGCGCCGAGGCCGCGACCGTCCGGGTGCGCGAGCGGTGTCTCGCGACCGGTGACGCCGAACGGTACGCCGCCGCGACCGAACGGTTCCCCGAGATCAGCGTCGAGACCGTCGCGGATGCCCGCGAACTCGCTGACCTCGCGGAGGGGTATGCGACCGTGATCGCGCTCGATCGGGCCTTCGGCGGCCTCGACATCGAGGGCGACGTGCGGGTTCGACCCGATGCGCTCGACGATCCGGTCGCGGTCGTCCCCGAGCGCGTGCTCGCGACCTTCGGCGCGAACCGCGACGCGTTGCGGGCGGCGATCGCAGTCCACCGCCGGGTCGGGCTGGATCCGCCCTGTGATCTCGACGCACTCGACGCCGCTCTCGACCAGATCGACGCCGACGGGTCGGTCCGGCCGGGGGCGGAGATCGAGCGCCTCGAACGCGCGATCGAGGGGTTCGACGACGCGGTCGGGGCCGCCGAGCAGACCGCGACCGATCACCTTCGCGCGGCGATCGAGGATCGGGACGTCACCATCGAGGGTGCGGACCTCCTCTCGCTGGCCGAACGCGGTGCGGGCGTCGACACCGTCCTCGAACGCGAGTTGGGCGACGCCTTCGACGCCGCGGTGAGCGCGGGCCGGTCGGCGATCGTCGACCGTCTCGACCTCGAATCGCGGGCCGACCGTGTCGACCGGGCGCTGCCCGACGAGCCGACCTACCCGATCGCGTTCGAGGAGTCGGTCCTCGCGGATCTCCGCGCGGAGCTTCGTGCCGCCCGGGATCGTCGTCGCCTGGAGCGCACCCGCGAGGTCGCTCGCGAACTCGCCCCGTTCCGCGAGGCGATCGATCCGCTGCTCGACGCCGCGCTCGCGGTCGACGTCGACCGCGCGATCGCGCGCTTCGCCGCCGAGTACGACTGTACGATGCCCGAAATCGAGGGCGCTGGGACCGAGGGGTCGGGCATCGACATCGTCGGCGGGCGGAATCCACTGCTCCCGGAAGCGCCGGGCGGAGTCGACCCGGTCGACTACACGGTCGCAGGCGTTCGCCTCCTGTCGGGGGTCAACAGCGGTGGGAAGACCTCGACGCTCGACCTGATCGCGACCGTCACCATCCTGGCCCAGATGGGCCTGCCCGTCCCCGCCGACCGCGTGCGGACGCCGATCGTCCCGTCGATCAACTACTACGGCAAACACCGCGGGACACTCGACGCTGGGGCCTTCGAGAGCACACTCCGGGAGTTCGAAACGCTGATCGACGACGCCGGTCAGGGCGCGCTCGTCCTCGTCGACGAACTCGAAAGCATCACCGAACCCGGGGCGAGCGCCCGCATCGTCGCGGGCATCTGTGAGGCACTCGCTGATCGTGAGACGACCGCGGTGTTCGTCTCCCATCTCGCCCGTGAGATCCGTGAGGAAACGACGATCGAGATCCAGGTCGACGGCATTCAGGCGGTCGGTCTCGACGACGGCGACCTCGTCGTCGAGCGCTCGCCCGTCGAGGGCGTCCTCGCACGGTCGACGCCCGAACTCATCGTCGAGAAACTCGCTGACGAGACCGATCGCGCCTTCTACGATCGGTTGCTCGGGAAATTCGAGGCCGCGAGCGGCGACTGA
- a CDS encoding DUF7269 family protein gives MRLRTWSELVSGGLLLAAVAVLVVPLPSAAQTLGWAIARQEWLLTASAALVGLSAVAALAASGGPGVEMLLAGLSSHRLSHRSRRPDDGLDLAVAGGDIEASLDRLREGSSEGVPVRTDRHRVRRRLTELAVATIAARDECSRAAAGERVARGTWTDDPRAAAFLADDERPPLDVRIEDWLFGPPTERRARATVAEIAARRDIDTEVERP, from the coding sequence ATGAGACTCCGGACCTGGAGTGAACTGGTGAGCGGGGGATTGCTCCTCGCGGCGGTCGCGGTCCTCGTGGTTCCGCTGCCGTCTGCGGCCCAGACCCTCGGGTGGGCGATCGCACGCCAGGAGTGGCTGCTGACCGCGAGCGCGGCGCTCGTCGGTCTGAGTGCCGTCGCCGCGCTCGCCGCGTCCGGAGGCCCGGGCGTCGAGATGCTGTTGGCCGGCCTGTCGAGCCATCGCTTGTCCCATCGTAGTCGACGGCCCGACGACGGCCTCGATCTCGCTGTCGCCGGCGGCGACATCGAGGCGTCACTCGATCGCCTGCGCGAGGGGTCGAGCGAGGGCGTCCCCGTCCGGACCGATCGCCACCGCGTCCGACGCCGACTCACCGAACTCGCGGTCGCGACGATCGCCGCGCGTGACGAGTGTTCGCGCGCGGCAGCCGGCGAGCGGGTCGCCCGAGGAACGTGGACCGACGACCCGCGCGCGGCGGCGTTTCTGGCCGACGACGAGCGCCCACCGCTGGACGTGCGGATCGAAGACTGGCTGTTCGGTCCGCCGACCGAACGGCGGGCCCGCGCGACCGTCGCGGAGATCGCCGCGCGTCGTGACATCGACACGGAGGTCGAGCGCCCGTGA
- a CDS encoding DUF58 domain-containing protein, whose product MSRDLAASGIAVALIAVAAGILTRQPGIAMIAVVGAAFAIYGRSETALDPDLEVERRIEPRAPRPRERVAVVLVVTNRGDGVLTDVRIRESLPEELTPLDGDTACASSLRPDESVTLSYTLRARPGRTVIDPPTIECVSANGRRRQTVETTARTEWHCRAPPVDVPLAQRTTAYTGQEQTDTGGEGIEFHSVRAYRSGDPLSRVDWNRLASDGRLRTIEFRETRAASVVVVLDTTASTTQRRGPDEPAGRTLARQAAERVVDGLLDDHNRVGVATVGERTGYLAPGAGRDQAIRAERLLDGTSSGLALDSLRAVRNHLPADAQVVVCSPLLDDDALTMARAFRAADHPVTLLSPSVTDPATVGGTVERIARQRRIDRARRSGVQVLDWRADDPLERTLDAARHGWSR is encoded by the coding sequence GTGAGCCGAGATCTCGCCGCTTCGGGAATCGCCGTCGCGCTGATCGCGGTCGCGGCGGGCATTCTGACCCGCCAGCCCGGGATCGCGATGATCGCCGTCGTCGGCGCGGCGTTCGCGATCTACGGGCGATCGGAGACGGCCCTCGATCCCGATCTGGAGGTCGAGCGCCGGATCGAACCGCGGGCCCCGCGGCCCCGCGAGCGCGTGGCAGTCGTCCTCGTCGTCACCAATCGCGGGGATGGCGTCCTCACCGACGTGCGGATTCGGGAGTCACTCCCCGAAGAACTCACGCCCCTGGACGGCGATACCGCGTGCGCGAGTAGTCTCCGACCGGACGAGTCGGTGACGCTGTCGTATACACTGCGGGCCCGACCAGGACGGACGGTGATCGATCCGCCGACGATCGAGTGTGTCTCCGCGAACGGACGGCGCCGCCAGACCGTCGAGACGACCGCGCGGACCGAGTGGCACTGCCGCGCACCGCCGGTCGACGTGCCACTCGCCCAGCGGACGACGGCGTACACCGGGCAAGAACAGACGGACACGGGCGGCGAAGGCATCGAATTCCACTCGGTGCGAGCCTACCGCTCGGGTGACCCGCTCTCGCGTGTCGACTGGAACCGTCTCGCCAGCGATGGCCGTCTGCGGACGATCGAGTTCCGCGAGACCCGCGCGGCGTCGGTCGTGGTCGTCCTCGACACGACGGCCTCGACCACCCAGCGGCGGGGGCCCGACGAGCCAGCGGGCCGAACGCTCGCCAGACAGGCCGCCGAGCGCGTCGTCGACGGCTTGCTCGACGACCACAACCGGGTCGGCGTCGCGACCGTCGGGGAGCGCACGGGCTATCTCGCGCCGGGCGCGGGGCGTGACCAGGCGATTCGAGCCGAGCGCCTGCTCGACGGAACCTCGTCGGGGCTGGCTCTCGACTCGCTCCGGGCGGTTCGAAACCACCTGCCGGCCGACGCACAGGTCGTCGTCTGTTCGCCGCTGCTCGACGACGACGCCCTCACCATGGCGAGAGCGTTCCGTGCGGCCGACCACCCGGTGACGCTGCTCAGCCCGTCGGTGACCGATCCCGCGACCGTCGGCGGCACCGTCGAACGCATCGCCCGCCAGCGCCGCATCGATCGGGCGCGCCGGTCGGGCGTCCAGGTGCTCGACTGGCGGGCCGACGACCCCCTCGAACGCACCCTCGACGCCGCACGACACGGGTGGTCGCGATGA
- a CDS encoding M48 family metallopeptidase: MSRLRRRMATTLAALTVLDIVVAVVLAALTVPWVRPAVDALTRTAGLPRLPAAVVLVGLMPIAALALAVLALSVARHRLLDDLDATPATEGSHPALLDRVRRLAAQADVPVPAVVIVDSPVPNSALVGGIGGGTLLVSTGLIDALDGDALDGVLAHELAHRQNRDAVVMTVVSLVPALVDDRRVLPDLTSRRWPWLVAGGLGLALTAALVDAPLVSPTTLGAFVVLTTLTIVLGSVLLGVLAVPVTVLARRLARDRELAADRAAALLTGDPAALALALERLDDRADRPTTDRRADGVAALCLLARGFGDESDRDGLGSDPAFTIETHSHPPTERRIEHLREIAAELEQGGVDREAAV, encoded by the coding sequence ATGTCGCGACTCCGGCGACGCATGGCGACGACGCTGGCCGCGCTCACCGTCCTCGATATCGTTGTCGCGGTCGTGCTCGCGGCGCTCACGGTGCCGTGGGTCCGCCCGGCCGTCGATGCGCTGACTCGCACTGCGGGCCTCCCCCGACTCCCGGCCGCCGTCGTGCTGGTCGGCCTCATGCCGATCGCCGCACTCGCACTCGCCGTGCTTGCGCTCTCGGTCGCGCGTCACCGCCTGCTCGACGACCTTGACGCGACGCCCGCGACCGAGGGGAGCCATCCCGCCCTGCTCGATCGCGTCCGACGACTCGCTGCTCAGGCCGACGTTCCCGTCCCTGCGGTGGTGATCGTCGACAGCCCGGTGCCCAACAGCGCGCTCGTCGGCGGGATCGGCGGTGGCACCCTGCTCGTCAGTACGGGACTGATCGATGCCCTCGACGGCGACGCTCTCGACGGCGTGCTCGCCCACGAACTCGCCCATCGCCAGAACCGGGACGCGGTCGTGATGACGGTCGTGAGTCTCGTGCCCGCGCTGGTCGACGACCGGCGGGTTCTGCCCGACCTGACGAGTCGGCGGTGGCCCTGGCTGGTCGCCGGCGGCCTCGGACTCGCGCTCACGGCGGCGCTCGTCGACGCTCCACTGGTCAGTCCGACGACACTGGGTGCGTTCGTCGTGCTTACGACGCTCACGATCGTGCTGGGGAGCGTCTTGCTCGGCGTGCTCGCGGTCCCGGTGACGGTCCTGGCCCGCCGGCTCGCCCGCGATCGGGAACTGGCCGCCGACCGCGCGGCGGCGTTGCTCACGGGCGATCCCGCCGCGCTCGCACTCGCGCTCGAACGGCTGGACGACCGTGCGGATCGGCCGACGACCGATCGTCGGGCCGACGGGGTCGCCGCGCTCTGTCTGCTCGCGCGTGGGTTCGGTGACGAGTCCGACCGAGACGGTCTCGGTTCCGACCCCGCGTTCACCATCGAGACGCACTCCCATCCGCCGACCGAGCGCCGGATCGAGCACTTGCGCGAGATCGCCGCGGAACTGGAGCAGGGCGGGGTCGACCGCGAGGCGGCAGTGTAG
- a CDS encoding TRAM domain-containing protein, whose amino-acid sequence MAECPLADDCPQYTERIEGMGCQHYGDRGGAEWCKHFNQPISDLKSQPVQLGEEVVVDVEDIHESGAGVGRTEDGFIVLIDGVLPEARSRVRITNVHSNHARAEEVERLELDADEADDADDGDQISDSDADTTDESVEEGTRLGSRDNFWGS is encoded by the coding sequence ATGGCGGAGTGCCCGCTCGCCGACGACTGCCCGCAGTACACCGAGCGGATCGAGGGCATGGGCTGCCAGCACTACGGCGACCGGGGTGGGGCCGAATGGTGCAAGCATTTCAATCAGCCCATCAGCGATCTCAAGTCCCAGCCGGTCCAGCTCGGTGAGGAAGTCGTCGTCGACGTCGAAGACATCCACGAAAGCGGTGCGGGCGTCGGTCGAACCGAGGACGGATTCATCGTCCTCATCGACGGCGTGCTGCCCGAGGCCAGATCTCGCGTCCGAATCACGAACGTCCATTCGAATCACGCTCGCGCCGAAGAGGTCGAGCGCCTCGAACTCGACGCCGACGAGGCCGACGACGCGGACGACGGTGACCAGATCAGCGATTCCGACGCGGACACGACCGACGAGTCCGTCGAAGAGGGGACCCGACTCGGCAGTCGCGACAACTTCTGGGGCTCGTAG
- a CDS encoding DUF7091 family protein, whose protein sequence is MGALPDWLREHARSAGRRLEETRRAFEEGQERSRQNRPDAERIGLVCRRHAERREVDLDGAGRPACFEAGHPDCEGCLADLDAGRLERWSPED, encoded by the coding sequence ATGGGAGCGTTGCCCGACTGGCTCCGCGAACACGCTCGCTCGGCGGGCCGCCGTCTCGAAGAGACGCGGCGGGCGTTCGAGGAGGGCCAGGAGCGCTCACGGCAAAACCGCCCCGACGCCGAGCGGATCGGCCTGGTCTGTCGGCGCCACGCCGAGCGCCGCGAGGTCGACCTCGACGGTGCAGGGCGACCCGCGTGTTTCGAGGCGGGCCACCCGGACTGTGAGGGCTGTCTGGCCGACCTCGACGCGGGCCGCCTGGAGCGATGGAGTCCCGAGGACTGA
- a CDS encoding DUF7519 family protein, with translation MRDSVSRSGGTIALVVATVAGLAVGIGAPVATIAGLGGALVLVGALSVVRSDRLAHRALGSVGLLAGGGLIWAPLVRNSITATLATVAVLVVGIVGLVERGPDLDRNGLDRAWLGAARDLGIVLVATQLVSMVGLHLGAAIGPVAGVATATITTPATGSIVLLLELAAVLIVVGPATATLETWTDRAYRPLEWLGVDPDRDSLWTTLRSNAVLVAVAVVVVIVAPELLVRLLSELPLIGTAIGWLLTAGLVHLLVGIGLTVLLAILAVEAVRRSVVAWAGARPTLTVANAAGGVLVAVLAFVVGAIPPIGSVVADTSPVLSGAFGVAGVLAGVALGVVAVQVGLVFTIALVGMLAPGRPERTELAIGSGALIVAAVVAAGSIPTPVVLGVAAAGLVVWDVGSRAVDLGALGADARTQRAELVGAAIAVAVGALGILVGTAAVALVGPTVDGVPQWRAGIAVILVLGALVAVVPAALDDPDTSA, from the coding sequence ATGAGGGATAGTGTCTCGCGGTCGGGCGGGACGATCGCGCTCGTCGTCGCGACGGTCGCCGGCCTCGCGGTCGGAATCGGTGCGCCGGTGGCGACGATCGCCGGCCTCGGGGGCGCGCTCGTCCTCGTCGGCGCGCTCTCGGTCGTTCGCTCGGACCGACTCGCCCATCGGGCGCTCGGCAGCGTCGGCCTGCTGGCCGGCGGTGGCCTGATCTGGGCGCCCCTGGTAAGGAATTCGATCACCGCCACGCTCGCGACGGTCGCCGTCCTCGTCGTCGGAATCGTCGGCCTGGTCGAGCGTGGGCCAGACCTGGACAGGAACGGCCTCGATCGGGCCTGGCTGGGCGCCGCCCGTGACCTGGGCATCGTGCTCGTCGCGACACAGCTCGTCTCGATGGTGGGCCTCCATCTCGGCGCGGCGATCGGCCCCGTCGCCGGCGTCGCGACCGCGACGATCACGACCCCCGCCACCGGATCGATCGTGTTGCTCCTCGAACTCGCCGCGGTGCTGATCGTGGTCGGCCCGGCGACCGCGACGCTCGAAACCTGGACCGACCGGGCGTATCGGCCGCTCGAATGGCTGGGCGTCGATCCCGACCGAGACTCGCTCTGGACGACACTCAGATCGAACGCGGTGCTCGTCGCCGTCGCGGTCGTCGTCGTGATCGTCGCGCCCGAACTGCTCGTCCGCCTGCTGAGCGAACTGCCCCTGATCGGCACGGCGATTGGCTGGCTGTTGACGGCCGGCCTGGTACACCTCCTCGTTGGGATCGGCCTCACAGTTCTGCTCGCGATCCTGGCCGTCGAAGCGGTCCGGCGGAGCGTCGTGGCCTGGGCCGGCGCGAGACCGACGCTGACGGTGGCGAACGCCGCTGGCGGGGTCCTCGTCGCGGTGCTGGCCTTCGTCGTCGGCGCGATTCCACCGATCGGATCGGTCGTCGCCGACACCAGTCCGGTCCTGTCTGGGGCGTTCGGCGTCGCGGGCGTCCTCGCAGGGGTCGCACTGGGCGTCGTCGCCGTACAGGTCGGTCTCGTCTTCACCATCGCACTCGTCGGCATGCTCGCACCGGGCCGGCCCGAACGGACCGAACTCGCGATCGGGAGTGGCGCGCTGATCGTCGCCGCGGTCGTCGCCGCGGGATCGATCCCGACGCCGGTCGTCCTCGGCGTCGCTGCCGCGGGACTCGTCGTCTGGGACGTCGGATCGCGAGCGGTCGATCTGGGAGCGTTGGGAGCCGACGCGCGAACCCAGCGGGCCGAACTCGTCGGGGCCGCGATCGCCGTCGCCGTCGGCGCACTCGGCATCCTCGTCGGGACGGCCGCCGTCGCACTCGTCGGGCCGACTGTAGACGGCGTCCCGCAGTGGCGGGCGGGCATCGCCGTCATCCTCGTCCTCGGGGCGCTCGTCGCCGTCGTCCCCGCCGCGCTCGACGATCCAGATACAAGCGCCTAA
- a CDS encoding DUF4129 domain-containing protein codes for MTDRRHLWPVAIAGLAAVLLVLLIPPAGLGPSPVGTADTGPGGVDQSETPAATDTSTPTATPTPQATSAGTETDTDATEDRERERTTTETDEAAAADTDDGTGPAGVLGGLLGWLIASVVAVGVGCVLSVEGKYRGWPGFVRLPIPSVSVFGASQSIAQSAMVGTVGAAATTEHVLDSLTVLGRGLTRSSGALLTALGRGVAGLVVLPAELLGGLAGAMSGLGTALAGVGAHTDRVDATPDTDPVREQDVSDADEEPWRPTSVEEAWQGLRDAIGYVPDSRTPVEIAEIAVDRGLPATPVRTITDAFRAVVYGGHSEERLRTTAIDAYERIAGQEGDR; via the coding sequence GTGACCGATCGTCGCCACCTCTGGCCCGTCGCGATCGCGGGACTGGCCGCAGTCCTGCTGGTGTTGCTCATTCCGCCGGCGGGGCTTGGCCCCTCACCCGTCGGCACCGCCGACACCGGGCCCGGAGGCGTCGATCAGAGCGAGACCCCGGCCGCGACGGACACCTCGACGCCCACGGCGACGCCGACGCCGCAGGCGACGAGCGCCGGGACCGAAACCGACACGGACGCCACCGAGGATCGCGAGCGCGAGCGAACGACCACCGAGACCGACGAGGCCGCGGCCGCCGACACCGACGACGGAACGGGGCCCGCCGGCGTCCTCGGAGGTCTGCTGGGGTGGCTGATCGCGAGCGTCGTCGCCGTCGGTGTCGGGTGTGTTCTCTCCGTCGAAGGCAAGTACCGCGGCTGGCCGGGATTCGTGCGCCTCCCGATTCCGAGCGTGTCGGTTTTCGGCGCCAGTCAGTCGATCGCCCAGTCCGCGATGGTCGGGACGGTCGGGGCGGCCGCCACCACCGAGCACGTCCTCGACAGCCTCACCGTGCTCGGGCGGGGGCTGACCCGGTCCAGCGGAGCACTCTTGACCGCGCTGGGTCGTGGAGTCGCGGGACTCGTCGTGCTCCCCGCCGAGTTGCTGGGCGGACTCGCAGGGGCGATGTCGGGGCTCGGGACCGCACTCGCCGGCGTCGGCGCGCACACCGATCGCGTCGACGCGACCCCGGACACCGATCCGGTCCGTGAGCAGGACGTCAGCGACGCCGACGAGGAGCCCTGGCGACCGACGAGCGTCGAAGAGGCCTGGCAGGGGCTTCGCGACGCGATCGGGTACGTCCCCGACAGCCGAACGCCCGTCGAAATCGCGGAGATCGCGGTCGATCGGGGCCTCCCGGCAACGCCCGTCCGAACGATCACCGACGCCTTCCGGGCGGTCGTCTACGGCGGCCACTCCGAGGAGCGGTTGCGCACGACAGCGATCGATGCCTACGAGCGCATCGCGGGTCAGGAGGGCGACCGATGA
- a CDS encoding CheF family chemotaxis protein, whose protein sequence is MSEDERRILESAGDYCRVDPSATTAPSWRSCQVVLTSKRIVLDRGESSTALPHAKVRAPETIPDVVDDRETLVLSVGESLVAIEATDVDDFPERYYRANLDGTVLLARPRAVIGGVVQDDTTYSKAKLAVEAETLTLQFPGGDREVIPVDAIEGVEDREETVQGETRPVLAVAYTDDDRRIETQVSGTSRHTSILGALCRAAFADGDDAALTDHEKQVLMALYSGVAPFEMADFVGITVDEVESIYQDLLEKGAVDEVRTRTEVALNGTGRNLASQAMNEE, encoded by the coding sequence ATGAGCGAGGACGAACGGCGGATCCTCGAATCGGCGGGCGACTACTGCCGTGTCGATCCGTCCGCCACGACGGCGCCGTCCTGGCGGTCCTGCCAGGTCGTCCTCACCTCGAAACGGATCGTACTCGATCGCGGGGAGTCCTCGACGGCGCTCCCGCACGCGAAAGTGCGCGCCCCCGAGACGATACCCGACGTCGTCGACGATCGAGAGACGCTCGTCCTCTCGGTCGGTGAGTCGCTGGTCGCGATCGAGGCGACGGACGTCGACGACTTTCCCGAGCGGTACTACCGCGCGAACCTCGACGGGACGGTGTTGCTCGCCCGGCCGCGAGCGGTGATCGGTGGGGTCGTCCAGGACGACACCACCTATTCGAAGGCCAAACTCGCCGTCGAGGCCGAGACCCTGACGCTGCAGTTTCCCGGTGGCGATCGGGAGGTGATCCCCGTCGACGCCATCGAGGGCGTCGAAGACCGCGAAGAGACGGTCCAGGGCGAGACCCGCCCCGTGCTCGCCGTGGCGTACACCGACGACGACCGCCGGATCGAGACGCAGGTCTCCGGGACGTCGCGGCACACCTCGATCCTGGGCGCGCTCTGTCGGGCGGCGTTCGCAGACGGCGACGACGCCGCGTTGACCGATCACGAAAAACAGGTGTTGATGGCGCTGTATTCGGGTGTCGCGCCCTTCGAGATGGCCGATTTCGTCGGGATCACAGTCGACGAGGTCGAATCGATCTATCAGGACTTGCTGGAGAAGGGCGCCGTCGACGAGGTCCGCACCCGCACGGAGGTCGCGCTCAACGGGACGGGGCGGAATCTCGCGAGTCAGGCGATGAACGAGGAGTGA
- a CDS encoding radical SAM protein — MHSEGCRRCARGAVLTLFVTGRCPNRGCFYCPLGAERRTAEHAFANERRVESVADVLAAAERMDALGTAVTGGEPLSVLDRTTEYIDALVTERGPNHYVHLYTGETGDRESFERLANAGLDEIRFHPPIDVWGELRGGPWEAALEQARRAGLRPGFEIPGIEYEPEFIDLCTDGPAEFVNVNEFEVSAGNAAAMRAQGHSVADEGNRVEGLESVLDRYRDHDVVFACTSQFKDAAQHRNRMKRTAERVSRPFEEVTDDGTIVVGRTAAEPERLQELGVPAEFYAVDDDHVAIAWWLLEEMVADGDLPGGAIVEVHPTVERPVVERTPL, encoded by the coding sequence GTGCATTCGGAGGGCTGTCGACGGTGTGCGCGTGGGGCCGTGCTGACCCTGTTCGTCACCGGTCGGTGTCCCAATCGTGGCTGCTTTTACTGCCCGCTGGGCGCCGAGCGCCGGACTGCCGAACATGCGTTCGCGAACGAACGACGGGTCGAGTCGGTCGCGGACGTGCTCGCGGCCGCCGAACGCATGGACGCGCTCGGGACGGCCGTGACCGGGGGCGAACCGCTCTCGGTGCTCGATCGGACCACCGAGTACATCGACGCGCTGGTCACGGAACGCGGCCCCAACCACTACGTTCACCTCTACACCGGCGAGACGGGCGATCGGGAGTCCTTCGAGCGCCTCGCCAACGCGGGCCTCGACGAGATTCGATTTCACCCGCCGATCGACGTGTGGGGCGAGTTGCGTGGCGGTCCCTGGGAGGCGGCCCTCGAACAGGCTCGCCGAGCGGGCCTGCGTCCCGGCTTCGAGATTCCCGGCATCGAGTACGAACCAGAATTCATCGACCTCTGTACCGACGGCCCTGCGGAGTTCGTCAACGTCAACGAGTTCGAGGTCAGCGCCGGCAACGCCGCCGCGATGCGCGCGCAGGGACACAGTGTTGCCGACGAGGGCAACCGCGTCGAGGGCCTCGAATCGGTCCTCGACCGGTATCGCGACCACGACGTGGTCTTCGCGTGTACCAGCCAGTTCAAAGACGCGGCCCAGCACCGCAACCGGATGAAACGCACCGCCGAGCGCGTCAGCCGTCCGTTCGAGGAAGTGACCGACGACGGAACGATCGTGGTCGGGCGGACCGCAGCGGAGCCGGAACGCCTCCAGGAACTGGGCGTGCCCGCGGAGTTCTACGCCGTCGACGACGATCACGTCGCGATCGCGTGGTGGCTGCTCGAAGAGATGGTCGCGGACGGCGACCTCCCTGGGGGCGCGATCGTCGAGGTCCATCCGACCGTCGAGCGCCCGGTCGTCGAGCGCACGCCGCTGTAG